The following proteins are co-located in the Pseudomonas fluorescens genome:
- a CDS encoding alpha/beta family hydrolase, with protein MSKEHKASIDGDQWAQCVREHGWLWDAATGSIARAPVTLILAHGAGAPMDSAFMSDMAARLAGHGVNVLRFEFPYMVQRRADGGKRPPNPAPKLLECWREVYAVVRRHVAGKLAIGGKSMGGRMASIVADELGADGLVCLGYPFYAVGKPEKPRVEHLAGLKTPTLIVQGERDALGNRAAVQGYELSPSIEVMWRVAGDHDLKPLKASGFSHEQHLQAAAVKVAEFLGAC; from the coding sequence ATGAGCAAAGAGCACAAGGCCAGTATTGACGGGGATCAATGGGCGCAGTGTGTACGGGAACATGGCTGGTTGTGGGATGCCGCGACGGGGTCGATCGCGCGTGCGCCGGTGACGCTGATCCTGGCTCATGGTGCTGGCGCGCCGATGGACTCAGCCTTTATGAGCGACATGGCTGCACGCCTTGCCGGGCATGGCGTGAACGTGTTGCGCTTCGAGTTTCCCTACATGGTTCAACGCCGTGCGGATGGGGGTAAACGACCACCCAACCCGGCACCGAAGCTGCTGGAATGTTGGCGTGAGGTGTATGCCGTGGTGCGACGTCATGTCGCTGGGAAACTGGCCATCGGCGGCAAGTCGATGGGCGGGCGCATGGCCAGTATTGTGGCCGATGAGTTGGGCGCCGATGGGTTGGTGTGCCTGGGCTATCCGTTCTATGCGGTGGGCAAGCCGGAAAAGCCACGGGTCGAGCATCTGGCCGGGCTGAAGACGCCGACGTTGATAGTGCAGGGCGAGCGCGATGCGCTGGGTAATCGGGCGGCGGTGCAAGGGTATGAGCTGTCGCCGAGCATCGAGGTGATGTGGCGGGTGGCGGGCGATCATGATTTGAAGCCGCTGAAGGCGTCGGGGTTTAGTCATGAGCAGCATTTGCAGGCTGCGGCGGTGAAAGTCGCTGAGTTTCTGGGTGCCTGTTAG
- the ccoN gene encoding cytochrome-c oxidase, cbb3-type subunit I — MNTTLSTAYNYKVVRQFAIMTVVWGIVGMGLGVFLAAQLVWPALNFDLPWTSFGRLRPLHTNAVIFAFGGCALFASSFYSVQRTCQTQLFAPKIAAFCFWGWQLVIVLAAISLPLGYTTSKEYAELEWPIAILIAVVWVAYGVVFFGTVMKRKTKHIYVGNWFFGAFIITVAILHIVNHASLPVSWTKSYSAYGGATDAMVQWWYGHNAVGFFLTAGFLGMMYYFVPKQAERPVYSYRLSIVHFWALITLYIWAGPHHLHYTALPDWAQSLGMVMSLVLLAPSWGGMINGMMTLSGAWHKLRSDPILRFLVVSLAFYGMSTFEGPMMAIKTVNALSHYTDWTIGHVHAGALGWVAMISIGALYHMIPKVFGREQMYSLGLINAHFWLATIGTVLYIASMWVNGIAQGLMWRAINEDGTLTYSFVETLVASHPGFIVRLVGGAIFLSGMLLMAYNTWRTVRSAQPAEVVASAQMA, encoded by the coding sequence ATGAACACTACTTTAAGTACCGCCTATAACTACAAGGTGGTCCGCCAATTCGCCATTATGACGGTGGTGTGGGGCATCGTCGGCATGGGGCTCGGGGTTTTTCTCGCCGCCCAATTGGTTTGGCCTGCACTCAACTTTGACTTGCCCTGGACCAGCTTTGGCCGCTTGCGCCCGCTGCACACCAACGCGGTGATCTTCGCCTTCGGCGGCTGCGCACTGTTCGCCAGCTCCTTCTACTCGGTGCAGCGCACCTGCCAGACGCAGCTGTTCGCGCCGAAAATTGCCGCGTTCTGCTTCTGGGGTTGGCAATTGGTGATCGTGCTGGCAGCCATCAGCTTGCCGCTGGGCTACACCACTTCCAAGGAATACGCCGAGCTGGAATGGCCGATCGCTATCCTTATCGCCGTCGTCTGGGTCGCCTATGGCGTCGTGTTCTTCGGCACAGTGATGAAGCGCAAGACCAAGCACATCTACGTCGGTAACTGGTTCTTCGGTGCGTTCATCATCACCGTGGCCATCCTGCATATCGTCAACCACGCCTCCCTGCCAGTGAGCTGGACCAAGTCCTACTCGGCCTATGGCGGTGCCACAGATGCCATGGTGCAGTGGTGGTATGGACATAACGCGGTAGGCTTTTTCCTCACTGCCGGTTTCCTCGGGATGATGTACTACTTCGTGCCCAAACAGGCCGAGCGCCCGGTGTACTCCTATCGCCTGTCCATCGTGCACTTCTGGGCCCTGATCACCCTCTACATCTGGGCCGGCCCGCACCACCTGCACTACACCGCACTGCCGGACTGGGCACAGTCGCTGGGCATGGTGATGTCGCTGGTACTGCTGGCACCGAGCTGGGGCGGCATGATCAACGGCATGATGACCCTGTCGGGCGCCTGGCATAAGTTGCGCAGCGACCCGATCCTGCGCTTCCTGGTGGTGTCCCTGGCCTTCTACGGCATGTCGACGTTCGAAGGGCCGATGATGGCCATCAAGACCGTCAACGCCCTCTCCCACTACACCGACTGGACCATCGGCCACGTACACGCCGGCGCCCTCGGTTGGGTGGCGATGATCTCCATCGGCGCGCTCTACCACATGATCCCGAAAGTCTTCGGCCGCGAGCAGATGTACAGCCTCGGCCTGATCAACGCGCACTTCTGGCTGGCCACGATCGGCACCGTGCTCTACATCGCCTCGATGTGGGTCAACGGCATCGCCCAGGGCCTGATGTGGCGTGCGATTAACGAAGACGGCACGTTGACCTACTCCTTCGTCGAAACCCTGGTGGCCAGCCACCCTGGCTTCATCGTGCGACTGGTGGGCGGGGCAATCTTCCTCAGCGGCATGTTGCTGATGGCTTACAACACGTGGCGCACCGTACGTTCGGCGCAACCTGCCGAAGTCGTCGCTTCTGCGCAGATGGCCTGA
- the ccoO gene encoding cytochrome-c oxidase, cbb3-type subunit II, whose amino-acid sequence MKHETIEKNVGLLMLLMVLAVSIGGLTQIVPLFFQDVTNKPVEGMKPYTALQLEGRDIYIREGCVQCHSQMIRPFRAETERYGHYSVAGESVWDHPFLWGSKRTGPDLARVGTRYSDDWHRAHLYNPRNVVPESKMPAYPWLVTAPVDSSHTETKLHVMRTLGVPYTDEDISGAVASLKGKTEMDALVSYLQVLGTAIKSKR is encoded by the coding sequence ATGAAACACGAAACGATTGAAAAGAACGTCGGCCTGCTGATGCTGCTGATGGTGCTCGCCGTGAGCATCGGCGGCCTGACCCAGATCGTCCCGCTGTTCTTCCAGGACGTCACCAACAAACCGGTGGAAGGCATGAAGCCCTACACCGCGCTGCAACTGGAAGGCCGCGACATCTATATCCGCGAAGGCTGTGTGCAGTGCCACTCGCAGATGATCCGCCCGTTCCGCGCCGAAACCGAACGCTACGGCCACTACTCGGTCGCCGGCGAAAGCGTCTGGGACCACCCGTTCCTGTGGGGCTCCAAGCGCACCGGGCCGGACCTGGCGCGCGTCGGCACGCGCTACTCGGATGACTGGCACCGCGCGCATTTATACAACCCGCGCAACGTCGTGCCGGAATCGAAAATGCCGGCGTATCCATGGTTGGTCACCGCCCCCGTCGACAGCAGCCACACCGAGACCAAGTTGCACGTCATGCGCACGCTCGGCGTGCCGTACACCGACGAGGACATCAGCGGCGCCGTCGCCAGCCTCAAAGGCAAAACCGAGATGGACGCGCTGGTTTCTTACCTGCAAGTGCTCGGCACTGCCATCAAGAGCAAGAGGTGA
- a CDS encoding cbb3-type cytochrome oxidase subunit 3: protein MGFEFDAGTIRGLGTLVVAIAFIGLSLWVFNNRRNEAFEQARLLPFADEPSPSDAQEEPATRSTRP, encoded by the coding sequence ATGGGATTTGAATTCGATGCGGGCACCATCCGCGGCCTGGGCACACTGGTCGTCGCCATCGCCTTTATCGGCCTGTCGCTGTGGGTGTTCAACAACCGGCGCAACGAGGCGTTCGAGCAGGCACGCCTGCTGCCTTTCGCCGATGAACCTTCGCCATCCGACGCTCAAGAAGAGCCTGCAACAAGGAGCACTCGCCCATGA
- the ccoP gene encoding cytochrome-c oxidase, cbb3-type subunit III produces MTTFWSTWICVLTLGSLIGLTWLLIGTRKGETKGSVDQTMGHAFDGIEEYDNPLPQWWFMLFAGTLVFAVGYLILYPGLGNWKGVLPGYENGWTSAKEWDKEMAKADTKFGPIFAKFAAMPVEEVAKDPQALKMGGRLFASNCAVCHGSDAKGAYGFPNLADNLWRWGGSADAIKTTILNGRHAAMPAWGEILGEDGVKNVAAFVRHDLAKLPLPADSTADLAAGQAAFNTTCVACHGPQGHGMEAMGAPNLTEPAGFIYGTSLAQLQQTIRHGRQGQMPAQDVLQGNDKVHLLAAYVYSLSHNADGATPESHAE; encoded by the coding sequence ATGACGACCTTCTGGAGTACATGGATCTGCGTACTGACCCTCGGCAGTCTGATCGGCCTGACCTGGCTGCTGATCGGCACCCGCAAGGGCGAGACCAAGGGCAGCGTCGACCAGACCATGGGCCATGCCTTCGACGGCATTGAGGAATACGACAACCCGCTGCCCCAGTGGTGGTTCATGCTGTTCGCCGGCACCCTGGTGTTTGCGGTCGGCTACCTGATCCTCTACCCGGGCCTGGGCAACTGGAAAGGCGTGTTGCCGGGCTATGAGAACGGATGGACCTCGGCCAAGGAATGGGACAAGGAGATGGCCAAGGCCGATACCAAGTTCGGGCCGATCTTCGCCAAGTTCGCCGCCATGCCGGTGGAAGAAGTTGCCAAGGACCCGCAAGCGCTGAAGATGGGCGGTCGCCTGTTCGCCTCCAACTGCGCGGTGTGCCACGGCTCGGATGCCAAGGGCGCGTATGGCTTCCCGAACCTGGCGGACAACCTCTGGCGCTGGGGCGGTTCGGCTGACGCGATCAAGACGACCATTCTGAATGGTCGCCACGCGGCGATGCCGGCCTGGGGCGAGATACTGGGTGAGGATGGGGTGAAAAACGTCGCCGCCTTTGTGCGCCACGACCTGGCCAAGCTGCCCTTGCCCGCTGACAGCACCGCGGATCTGGCGGCCGGTCAAGCCGCCTTCAACACCACCTGCGTGGCGTGCCACGGGCCACAAGGCCACGGCATGGAAGCCATGGGCGCGCCGAACCTGACCGAGCCTGCCGGTTTTATCTACGGCACCAGCCTGGCGCAATTGCAGCAGACCATCCGCCATGGCCGCCAAGGTCAGATGCCGGCGCAGGACGTGCTGCAAGGCAACGACAAAGTGCACCTGCTCGCCGCCTATGTTTACAGCCTGTCCCACAACGCTGATGGCGCAACGCCAGAAAGCCACGCTGAGTAA
- the ccoN gene encoding cytochrome-c oxidase, cbb3-type subunit I encodes MSTAISPTAYNYKVVRQFAIMTVVWGILGMGLGVFIASQLVWPELNFGLPWTTFGRLRPLHTNLVIFAFGGCALFATSYYVVQRTCQTRLISDGLAAFTFWGWQAVIVGAIVTLPLGYTTTKEYAELEWPIAILLAIVWVTYALVFFGTIVKRKTKHIYVGNWFYGAFILVTAMLHIVNHASLPVSLFKSYSAYAGATDAMIQWWYGHNAVGFFLTTGFLGMMYYFVPKQAERPIYSYRLSIVHFWALITLYIWAGPHHLHYTALPDWAQSLGMAMSIILLAPSWGGMINGMMTLSGAWHKLRTDPILRFLVVSLAFYGMSTFEGPMMAIKTVNSLSHYTDWTIGHVHAGALGWVAMISIGALYHMIPKLFGRAQMHSVGLINTHFWLATIGTVLYIASMWVNGITQGLMWRAINDDGTLTYSFVEALQASHPGYIVRAIGGAFFASGMLFMAYNVWRTVRASDPVEAEAATKIAVVGAH; translated from the coding sequence ATGAGCACAGCAATCAGTCCGACTGCTTATAACTATAAGGTAGTCCGCCAGTTCGCCATCATGACGGTGGTCTGGGGGATCCTTGGCATGGGGCTCGGGGTGTTTATCGCCTCGCAACTGGTTTGGCCGGAATTGAATTTCGGTTTGCCATGGACGACCTTTGGCCGCCTGCGCCCGCTGCACACCAACCTGGTGATTTTTGCCTTCGGTGGGTGTGCGTTATTTGCCACTTCCTACTATGTCGTGCAGCGAACCTGCCAGACGCGACTGATCTCCGACGGCCTCGCGGCTTTCACCTTCTGGGGCTGGCAAGCCGTTATCGTCGGTGCGATCGTGACCCTGCCGCTGGGCTACACCACCACCAAGGAATACGCCGAGCTGGAATGGCCAATCGCCATTTTGCTGGCCATCGTCTGGGTGACCTACGCCCTGGTGTTCTTCGGCACCATCGTCAAGCGCAAGACCAAGCACATCTATGTCGGTAACTGGTTCTACGGTGCCTTCATCCTGGTGACGGCGATGCTGCACATCGTCAACCACGCGTCGCTGCCGGTCAGCCTGTTCAAGTCCTATTCGGCGTATGCCGGTGCGACCGACGCGATGATCCAGTGGTGGTACGGCCACAACGCCGTAGGCTTCTTCCTCACCACCGGCTTCCTGGGGATGATGTACTACTTCGTGCCCAAACAGGCCGAACGCCCCATTTACTCGTATCGCCTCTCTATCGTGCACTTCTGGGCATTGATCACCCTGTACATCTGGGCCGGTCCTCACCACCTGCACTACACCGCGCTGCCGGACTGGGCGCAATCGCTGGGCATGGCGATGTCGATCATCCTGCTGGCCCCAAGCTGGGGCGGCATGATCAACGGCATGATGACCCTGTCGGGCGCCTGGCATAAGCTGCGCACCGACCCGATCCTGCGTTTTCTGGTGGTGTCGCTGGCGTTCTACGGCATGTCGACCTTCGAAGGGCCGATGATGGCGATCAAGACCGTCAACTCCCTGTCCCACTACACCGACTGGACCATCGGCCACGTACATGCCGGCGCCCTCGGTTGGGTGGCGATGATCTCCATCGGCGCGCTGTATCACATGATCCCCAAACTGTTCGGCCGTGCGCAGATGCACAGTGTCGGGCTGATCAACACCCACTTCTGGCTGGCCACCATCGGCACCGTGCTCTACATCGCCTCGATGTGGGTCAACGGCATCACCCAGGGCCTGATGTGGCGTGCGATCAACGATGACGGCACCCTCACTTACTCCTTCGTCGAAGCGCTGCAAGCCAGCCACCCGGGCTACATCGTCCGCGCCATCGGTGGTGCGTTCTTTGCCAGCGGCATGCTGTTCATGGCCTACAACGTCTGGCGCACCGTGCGTGCTTCCGACCCGGTAGAAGCCGAAGCCGCCACCAAGATCGCCGTTGTGGGAGCTCACTGA
- the ccoO gene encoding cytochrome-c oxidase, cbb3-type subunit II, which translates to MKHEVVEKNIGLLAFFMVIAVSIGGLTQIVPLFFQDVTNKPVEGMKPRPALEVEGRDVFIANGCVGCHSQMIRPFRAETERYGHYSVAGESVWDHPFLWGSKRTGPDLARVGGRYSDDWQRAHLYNPRNVVPESKMPAYPFLVENKLDGKDTAKKLEVLRTLGVPYTDEDIAGAAAAVKGKTEMDALVAYLQGLGTIIKSKR; encoded by the coding sequence ATGAAGCATGAAGTAGTCGAGAAGAACATCGGCCTGCTGGCCTTCTTCATGGTCATCGCCGTGAGCATCGGCGGCCTGACCCAGATCGTTCCGCTGTTTTTCCAGGACGTGACCAACAAACCCGTAGAAGGCATGAAGCCGCGCCCAGCGCTGGAAGTTGAAGGCCGTGACGTGTTCATCGCCAACGGCTGTGTGGGTTGCCATTCGCAAATGATCCGTCCGTTCCGTGCCGAAACCGAACGCTACGGCCACTACTCGGTGGCCGGGGAAAGCGTCTGGGACCACCCGTTCCTGTGGGGTTCCAAACGGACCGGCCCGGACCTGGCCCGTGTCGGCGGTCGTTACTCCGATGACTGGCAGCGTGCGCACTTGTACAACCCGCGCAACGTGGTGCCTGAATCGAAAATGCCGGCGTACCCGTTCCTCGTGGAAAACAAGCTCGACGGCAAGGACACCGCGAAGAAACTCGAAGTCTTGCGCACCCTGGGCGTGCCCTACACCGATGAAGACATCGCCGGTGCAGCCGCCGCCGTGAAGGGCAAGACCGAAATGGACGCATTGGTGGCCTACCTGCAAGGCCTTGGCACCATCATCAAAAGCAAACGGTGA
- a CDS encoding CcoQ/FixQ family Cbb3-type cytochrome c oxidase assembly chaperone, which produces MDIGMIRGLGTVVVMVAFIGLALWVFSPRRKSEFDDATMLPFADDPEAIKHVEQASRSNKE; this is translated from the coding sequence ATGGATATCGGGATGATTCGAGGCCTGGGCACCGTTGTCGTGATGGTGGCCTTCATCGGCCTGGCATTGTGGGTGTTCAGCCCGCGGCGCAAGTCGGAGTTTGACGACGCGACCATGCTGCCCTTTGCAGATGATCCCGAAGCCATCAAGCACGTCGAGCAAGCTTCTAGGAGTAACAAAGAATGA
- the ccoP gene encoding cytochrome-c oxidase, cbb3-type subunit III produces MTTFWSLYVTVLSLGTIFALTWLLLSTRRGQRAEQTDETVGHSFDGIEEYDNPLPKWWFMLFVGTIIFALGYLALYPGLGNWKGLLPGYNYLDNDKQTPFANGQTGWTGVHEWEKEMAKSDAKFGPIFAKFASMPIEDVAKDPQALKMGGRLFASNCSVCHGSDAKGAYGFPNLTDADWRWGGEPATIKETIMKGRHAVMPAWAEVIGEQGVADVAGFVVTNLDGRKLPEGAKADVANGAKLFAANCVACHGPAGKGTPAMGAPDLTHPGAFIYGSSFAQLQQTIRYGRQGQMPAQELLQGNDKVHLLAAYVYSLSHGDKPADPK; encoded by the coding sequence ATGACTACGTTCTGGAGTCTGTACGTCACAGTCCTCAGTCTGGGTACCATTTTCGCCCTGACCTGGCTGCTGCTGTCGACCCGCAGGGGGCAGCGCGCCGAACAAACGGACGAGACCGTCGGTCACTCGTTCGACGGCATTGAGGAGTACGACAACCCGTTGCCGAAATGGTGGTTCATGCTGTTCGTCGGCACCATCATCTTCGCCCTTGGCTACCTGGCGCTGTACCCCGGTCTGGGCAACTGGAAGGGCCTGCTGCCGGGCTACAACTACCTCGACAACGACAAGCAAACCCCGTTCGCCAATGGCCAGACCGGCTGGACCGGCGTGCATGAATGGGAAAAGGAAATGGCCAAATCGGACGCCAAGTTCGGGCCGATCTTCGCCAAGTTTGCCTCAATGCCGATTGAAGACGTGGCCAAAGACCCGCAAGCCTTGAAGATGGGTGGCCGCCTGTTCGCCTCCAACTGTTCGGTATGCCACGGTTCCGACGCCAAGGGCGCCTACGGCTTCCCTAACCTGACCGATGCCGACTGGCGCTGGGGCGGTGAGCCGGCCACCATCAAGGAAACCATCATGAAAGGCCGCCATGCGGTGATGCCGGCCTGGGCCGAAGTCATCGGCGAGCAAGGCGTGGCCGACGTGGCGGGTTTTGTGGTGACCAACCTCGACGGCCGCAAACTGCCGGAAGGTGCCAAGGCCGACGTGGCCAACGGCGCGAAACTCTTCGCCGCCAACTGCGTGGCCTGCCACGGCCCTGCCGGTAAAGGCACCCCAGCGATGGGCGCGCCGGACCTGACCCACCCGGGTGCATTCATCTACGGTTCGAGTTTTGCGCAACTGCAGCAAACCATTCGTTATGGCCGTCAGGGCCAGATGCCTGCGCAGGAGTTGTTGCAGGGGAATGACAAGGTGCACTTGCTGGCGGCGTATGTTTACAGCTTGTCTCATGGGGATAAGCCAGCCGATCCAAAGTGA